In Schistocerca piceifrons isolate TAMUIC-IGC-003096 chromosome 9, iqSchPice1.1, whole genome shotgun sequence, the following proteins share a genomic window:
- the LOC124716887 gene encoding thioredoxin reductase 1, cytoplasmic-like, translating to MHVEADSDVATRHRTGASGDVPEGTREKGTYDLVVIGGGSGGLAAASEAAELGRKVALCDYVKPSPRGTTWGLGGTCSNVGCVPKILMHRAATLGVDIGEAAPYGWSLPSDKIHDWETLVEEVQVFIKSTNIAARKKLVTNKVVYHNAFAEFESAHRIKVRTAKNEVSTLTAENFIIAVGGRPRYLDIPGAREYAITSDDLFSLKYKPGKTVIVGSSFIALECAGVLSGLGMDVTVLARSKLLERLDQDMAEMVAKYMESHGVKFIRRCVPTSIEKIGDGTPPLLKVHAAKRDGGDPFVIDCNTVLLATGRVPNTRNMGLENIGVTMNKSTGKIIVDEDERTSVQNIFAIGDVIDGKPELTPVAIKTGRLLSRRLYGGASTRMDYTLIPTTLFTPLEYGSVGLSEELATAQHGKENIEVYHSHFNPQYQALTMKDESVPYMKVVCLKSEQDRIIGFHIFGPHAGEITQGFSLCLKLGAKLKDLQTLVGIHPTCAEIATYLSITKSSGKSVLRTFC from the coding sequence ATGCATGTTGAAGCAGACAGTGATGTTGCAACGAGGCACAGAACTGGGGCTTCGGGGGATGTGCCTGAGGGTACCCGGGAAAAGGGCACGTACGATTTGGTGGTGATCGGAGGTGGATCGGGTGGCCTCGCTGCAGCCAGTGAAGCGGCAGAGTTGGGGCGGAAAGTGGCGCTGTGCGATTATGTCAAACCTTCACCCAGGGGGACAACCTGGGGCCTCGGGGGCACGTGTTCCAATGTGGGCTGCGTGCCCAAAATACTTATGCATAGAGCGGCGACGCTCGGAGTTGACATCGGGGAAGCCGCACCCTATGGTTGGAGTCTACCTTCAGATAAAATCCACGACTGGGAAACATTAGTGGAAGAAGTCCAGGTCTTCATAAAGTCCACAAATATTGCAGCTCGAAAAAAGCTAGTTACTAATAAAGTTGTATATCATAATGCTTTCGCTGAATTTGAGAGTGCTCATCGCATCAAAGTGCGAACTGCTAAAAACGAAGTATCAACTCTCACAGCTGAAAATTTTATAATAGCTGTTGGTGGCCGTCCACGGTATCTTGATATACCTGGTGCAAGAGAGTATGCCATAACATCTGATGATCTTTTCTCTTTGAAATACAAACCTGGAAAGACAGTAATTGTTGGTTCCTCATTCATTGCACTTGAGTGTGCTGGGGTTTTATCCGGATTAGGTATGGATGTAACTGTTCTGGCTCGATCAAAACTGCTGGAGCGCTTAGATCAAGACATGGCtgaaatggttgcaaaatacaTGGAATCCCACGGAGTAAAGTTCATCAGGAGGTGTGTCCCTACTAGCATTGAAAAGATTGGAGATGGCACTCCACCACTTTTAAAGGTTCATGCGGCAAAACGTGACGGTGGAGACCCATTTGTTATAGACTGTAATACTGTTTTACTTGCAACTGGCAGAGTACCAAACACCAGaaatatgggtttagaaaatattggAGTAACAATGAATAAGTCGACTGGAAAAATCATAGTGGATGAGGATGAACGTACATCAGTCCAAAATATATTTGCGATTGGAGATGTAATCGATGGAAAACCAGAGTTGACACCAGTAGCCATTAAAACTGGAAGGTTGTTGAGTCGGAGACTGTATGGTGGTGCGTCGACGAGGATGGACTACACATTAATCCCAACAACGTTATTTACTCCATTGGAGTATGGTAGCGTTGGTCTCTCTGAGGAACTTGCTACTGCCCAACACGGCAAGGAAAATATTGAAGTATATCACTCTCACTTCAATCCGCAATATCAGGCTCTAACAATGAAGGATGAAAGCGTACCTTACATGAAAGTAGTATGCTTGAAGAGCGAGCAGGATAGAATTATTGGCTTCCATATATTTGGCCCACATGCCGGCGAAATTACTCAGGGTTTTAGTCTTTGTTTGAAACTTGGAGCAAAGCTGAAAGATTTACAGACTCTTGTGGGAATTCATCCAACTTGTGCCGAAATTGCGACATACCTATCAATCACCAAATCATCTGGGAAGAGTGTCCTCAGGACATTCTGCTGA